A window of the Hevea brasiliensis isolate MT/VB/25A 57/8 chromosome 6, ASM3005281v1, whole genome shotgun sequence genome harbors these coding sequences:
- the LOC110649234 gene encoding uncharacterized protein LOC110649234, with amino-acid sequence MAYVDHAFSITDDDIMMETSYVVNNRPPIKEIALAVSLLVFGVVGIVLGIFMASNKIGGDRAHGLFFAILGVVLFIPGFYYTRIAYYAYKGYKGFSFANIPPV; translated from the exons ATGGCGTACGTAGACCACGCCTTCTCCATAACAGACGACGACATTATGATGGAGACATCATACGTTGTCAACAATCGACCACCAATCAAGGAGATTGCTCTTGCCGTCTCTCTTCTCGTTTTCGGTGTCGTCGGTATCGTTTTGGGCATTTTTATGGCTTCGAACAAAATAGGCGGTGACCGTGCTCATG GGCTTTTCTTTGCGATTCTGGGAGTGGTGCTGTTTATACCTGGATTTTATTACACTCGGATTGCTTACTATGCTTATAAGGGATACAAAGGCTTCTCTTTCGCCAACATACCTCCCGTCTAG